Genomic window (Nicotiana sylvestris chromosome 7, ASM39365v2, whole genome shotgun sequence):
aagtctgcgaactagaaattctaattaaggaattctgttaacccggaagagggtgttaggtattcccgggttccgtggttctagtacaatcgcttagcaatttatacttggcttaaattgtttaactactcatttttaggacctatgtgcatttatctctTTACcccttttaaatcacttgaattattcgtaattaaagaattgaattacgcatacgtatactcttttcttttggcgcatcaaaatcatgtcacgcgaatgtgtccatGATTAATAATGCTTTTGTtgatttattaagaaagtttggttgaagttgtgcgaacgcatccctcgagtcttttaagaatttaatttGCAATTATATTGCGCGAACGTATAtataatcgcaatactaatctaaatcgggcctaaagcaaactacgaaagttcaaggcAATTTTTATACTaatatttttatttgtttatatgaggGTCATAAATTAAAGGATTTTATTCGTATATGGCACGCCCCAAATTATTTTAAGAAGAAATAGTTCTTGATCTAAATTTGTGAGGGCCAAGTGTTATAGATTTAAAGCATagcacacctcaaattattttaagaaaaggTTTATATATTTTAAAGGCCAAACTAAAGATATTCTTATTTTTAAACTATTTAAAACTAATTATCACAACCACATCACGGGAGTCATACCCCGTagttataataattttaaatgcGCACTTAAAGAAAGCTACGAATGTTCATGAATTATTTTCTAAGCTTCTCAACAGGGACTCATGAGATGAACATTTCCAGCATTTGGTCTAAAGACAAAAATAGACGTGCAACGTAGCATGGAGAGGTATTTTGACTATTCAGGAATTGAGCATGAAAATTGCACTCACACAGTTTAATAGAAAAAATCAAAGGCCTTAGCAATAAAGGACAAAAAAATTTGAACTTGACGGGCCATGGAATTGAGCTTCACCAAAGCACATGTTGTGAATTAGTAGTAAAATAAAGCTGATGGCCTAGAATGATCATATCCGTATATTCTTGAAACAATTTAATAGCAATAGGGACTTAATTAATATGGGAGACAAGAACAACAAACAGAAGATAGACACATAATTTACATACGACGAGAATTTTAAAATTGCACATGAAAAAAGGTTATCACCGTAAACTTTAACTCATACTGCAACATGAGAAATCAAATGTGAGACTGTGACCTTTTATGTGGAACACATTTGACACTGTTGATTTACACAAGATGACCACTTAACAAAATCTTAAATTCATGTTCTTATGGACATTATTTTGAAATCTACAAATTCACCAATAGAACTCATTTTTAGCAACGAAATGTGGCAGACACTCAGCTGAAGGTTAACATGCCATAGAACTTCATTCTAAAAGAATGACACTCAACTAATTCAAACGAAATTAAGTCTCGGCCTTAAAGAAATGGGCAGACATATTCAACTCATATAAATAGATGAAGATCCAATTCAAGACACCCTTAATTAATCAGAAAATCACAGTGGTAATGCATTAATTCTGAGCAAACATAGTAAATCCATTTTTTCCGCTTAGAAAGGCCACAACAGGGCTGACCAAGAATTTAGCTCGTACTACCCAAGAAATCATCTTTTGAATTCCAGAAATTTAATCAGCATGAAGTGCTGTATGGACATTAATTAGAGGAATTGAAGTGTTAACCCAATCTAAGCTCGTcacaagacagtttttttttccaaaaaaatgaaaacataGCGATTACATTTGCAGATCTCAATGGTAGGCATCATTTGTTTACACAGACTAATAGAGAGAACACCTCCAAATCACTCAAACCATGCACGAACCCATCAGACAAACATAAAGAAAAGGGCATCATGTATTATGACATAAAGTAAACAGGggaggaaataaaaaaaaatctgctATTACTTAGGTTTAAACTCATCTCTTAATGATTCTTCCAAGGCTTCAATTCAACATGAATAAtagtagagaaagaagaagataggaggttAACCTGAATGCGAAATGTTTCAATTAATTCTGGAGTCGAATACAAAGAAATGTGACAACAAAGTTGAGCAGAAACTATAGCCAAATTAAAATTGCGAAAGACCTACTCGGACAGAATCAATAGAGCCTAGAAATTCAGAATCCCAGCCACAAACTTCAACTTGGAATTTAATCCAAAGCTTCCTTTTAGAACCAGAAATCAAGAAAAGAACCAAGGCTAAAAGGATATCTGTTTCAGtagccttttttttttctcttaaaaaaaACTCGAATGAAAGCTGAACTCAAgccatttgttttctttttgctttttgtaTCTTTTctgggaaaaaaaaaagaaacagacTGAGAAAAATCTTCAAGAGAAGTGACGACTTCAACCCTAGAAATTTTACTCGGCTAACttttttctgaaaatttttctctgatttttttctctataatttttttttctagcACATAGAACTTACCTCATATATATAGctttcaaaaatctccaaaaatctGCCCAAATTCGAAAAATCCTTTAAATTCTtgaacaatttttgggacaaatgaAGGGTGTAGATTGATTCATATCTATCCACAGCTCATATTCGTCCAACAAATCGTCCtttttgtacaaaaatccacGGTTCTGAGGGAATAATCGTACTCCTCTATGACAAATCCGTTAGGAAATAGAGGTGACGTGGAGAGGAGGGGACCAATGAGTGAACTCAGGTGAGCTCCAGGCGAGTTGAGGGCATGCTCAGTGAAAAAGATGAACAGTAAAAGGGGGTGCGCCGCTTCGGTGTTATTTTAAATCTAGGGTTGGATTGGGAAAAAATTATAAagtctttatatagtaggggagccGAGCGGGTCAAAACAAACGAGTTTGGTCCGGTTTTTTGGGCTGGGGGAATTAATTTAAAGGGAAACAATTTGGGCCAAAATTGTATATGAAGTTAGCCCAATTTTTCAAGACATATAATCCTTTTCCTTTCAATTCTTTTCCTaattcctttttctctttttttttttaaattaaaaatcctaaattatctaaaaatGCGAAATTAAACTAAtcaactaattataaaaattgtgaacatcccttaaatctaaattaaaagaggaaaatcaataaactaaaattaaaagacaaaaaaatgtaataatgagttattttttgtgattttcaaatttttatacAACGAATAATTACTGATTACTtctaaaatgtaaaaataaatcctaaatgcaatgcgcgatatttttttggtattttttatgatttaaataaaaattaaacatgcaagaaaaattcaaataattaataaaaaatctacaaaattcctaaaaatggcaaataattaagaaaaaatctattttcttgaattttataggagtatttcatatatggcaaaaatcatgtgctcacaccgCACTGAAGGGAAATTAAGCATGTAGACTCTTCCTTTTTCAAATACAACACATTGTGAGGAAGAATCTTGTATTGACTTTACAATATGCTACATAAATCTCCTATTCTCCtagttatatatttttttgtaattaggaataataattctttttaaaagaaaattatggaCAAGCCTTTTTAATCCAGGTAGAATCAACTTTGTAGGGTTGGTGTATATGTAGTTTAAATCGAAAAAGAATTCCATCATTAGGTAATTTATAATTAGATCCTTAAATTATGTAAATATGTAAGGGCATAAAAGTCGATCAATATTTATTGGATATTTTAGTCGTTTAATATTTAGCATaaattatatgtatttttataataatatagatagatataaatAGATAGATTAACATGATCAATTAGTtgctttctattttgtattttttcttcttccattTGTCGAATTTTTTTAATTGTATGTGTTGAGGCCATTTTAAGGCGCTTGTACAATATTCAGTTGAACTATTTGACttgaaatggaaaaagaagagtATTAAACTAGTCTACATATCACATTTCATATTGTCTTTTTTTCGATTCGGATAAATGAGGAGGATTGTCATAGATCAATAATGGTTTGAATTAACCTTATGAGAAATTTTGCTACCTTAGAACTGTTATAATAACAGGCGGCGGAAAAGGACTTCGATTGCCGGTTTTCCTGTCATCAGGTCACCAAATCACTGCAACCTAGAAGGTAAAGCTATAAAAAATTATCACAATCTTATACTAGTACACTTATTTTAAGTCTAATATTCATTTGGAATCTTTTTAATTTTGTTAGTGATTTATAAAATTGTAAAAGAAACTTAGAATTAGTTGTTACATGGAATATGGATAATAATTTGATACTATATTTATCCTAATGTTTTGACCTTAAAATATGGCttagaaaaaaaaatctgaatttaaaaaaaaagagagtttgTGTACCCAATGCCAACAGCAAAGATAGTAAGTAATCATTAAATTTGCTTTAAATAAACCATCTCTATAAAGCAACTTTTGGACAGAGAAATCAAATTTGCTACAAATTCAATTCGAAAAGCCTAAGCAGATTACAATTACATCCACCATGTTTACAGATCAAAATCTCTATCACTACAGTCTCCTCTCTCTCTTCTTCATCGCCCCACCCACCTTCCTAGCCTTGCAATTCCTCACCGCCCCTTATGGAAAACACCACCGCTCCGGTTGGGGTCCCACCATTTCACCACCGTTAGCGTGGTTTTTAATGGAGAGTCCAACACTTTGGCTCACGCTTCTCCTCTTTCCCTTTGGGCAAAATCATAACAACCCATTATCCTTTATCCTCATTTCGCCTTACCTTTTTCATTACATCAATCGCACCATCATTTACCCAATTAAGCTCGCCGGAAAATCAAGAATTGCTCGCCGGGAAATCAAGAATCCTCCGCCGGAAAGTGGTTTTCCGGTGAGTATTGCGATGATGGCTTTTGTGTTTAATCTCTTGAATGCTTATGTACAAGCTAGATGGGTTTCTCATTATGCTGACTTTAATTCTGATGAGTGGTTTGGGCTACGGTTTGCCAGCGGGATGGTGGTTTTCGCCGCCGGTATGACGTTAAACGTTTGGGCTGATAAAGTGTTAGTGGGC
Coding sequences:
- the LOC104212456 gene encoding steroid 5-alpha-reductase DET2 codes for the protein MFTDQNLYHYSLLSLFFIAPPTFLALQFLTAPYGKHHRSGWGPTISPPLAWFLMESPTLWLTLLLFPFGQNHNNPLSFILISPYLFHYINRTIIYPIKLAGKSRIARREIKNPPPESGFPVSIAMMAFVFNLLNAYVQARWVSHYADFNSDEWFGLRFASGMVVFAAGMTLNVWADKVLVGLKSEGGGYKIPKGGLFEYVSCPNYLGEIVEWLGWALMTWSWAGLGFFLYTFANLVPRACANHEWYLQKFGEDYPRKRKAVIPFLC